A genomic stretch from Halalkalibacillus sediminis includes:
- the yhaM gene encoding 3'-5' exoribonuclease YhaM yields the protein MKGIANVAVGDQFEGYLLIKSAQKGVASNGKPFLTIIFRDRTGEIEAKLWDVTKDDEEVFQAESIVSVQGEIRQFRGKSQLNIRQMRLSSPTDDVKVDDFIEKAPVPVEELKEYMTQAIFDMSNPNIQRIVRYFIKKYNDELFIYPAATKNHHEYAGGLAHHVVSMLKLAHQLKELYPEINKDLLYAGIILHDIGKVKELSSPASPTYTLEGKMLGHITMMVNEIGEAARELGIEGEEVLLLQHMVLSHHGKAEWGSPKAPLIREAEVLHLIDLVDSKMNMMNRSLAKTSPGEFTERIFPLDNRALYNPNM from the coding sequence ATGAAGGGGATTGCAAATGTAGCGGTAGGGGATCAATTTGAAGGATATTTACTAATTAAATCAGCTCAAAAAGGTGTAGCAAGTAATGGAAAGCCCTTCCTAACAATCATCTTTAGAGATCGAACAGGTGAAATTGAAGCCAAACTCTGGGATGTAACAAAAGATGATGAGGAAGTTTTTCAGGCCGAATCCATTGTTTCAGTCCAGGGAGAGATTCGACAATTCCGTGGGAAGTCACAACTTAACATCCGGCAAATGAGACTATCGAGTCCGACTGATGATGTTAAAGTAGATGATTTCATTGAGAAAGCTCCTGTACCTGTGGAGGAACTTAAAGAATATATGACTCAAGCAATTTTTGATATGAGTAACCCGAACATCCAAAGAATTGTCAGGTACTTCATTAAAAAATACAATGATGAATTATTTATTTATCCTGCTGCAACAAAGAATCATCATGAGTATGCAGGTGGATTAGCTCATCATGTGGTTTCAATGTTAAAACTAGCCCACCAGTTGAAAGAACTTTATCCTGAGATTAATAAAGATCTTTTGTATGCAGGAATCATTTTGCATGATATAGGTAAAGTAAAAGAATTATCAAGTCCAGCTTCTCCTACTTATACGTTGGAAGGAAAAATGCTAGGACATATCACAATGATGGTTAATGAAATAGGTGAGGCTGCTAGAGAATTAGGAATTGAAGGTGAAGAGGTTCTCCTATTACAACATATGGTCCTTAGCCACCATGGCAAAGCTGAGTGGGGAAGTCCTAAGGCTCCTTTAATAAGGGAAGCAGAAGTGCTACATTTGATTGACCTTGTTGATTCTAAAATGAATATGATGAATCGATCACTTGCCAAAACGTCTCCAGGGGAATTCACTGAAAGGATTTTTCCTTTAGACAACAGAGCACTGTACAATCCAAATATGTAA
- a CDS encoding HTH-type transcriptional regulator Hpr, protein MTQLTKAIWKTIEKDWQRWVKPFDLNINEHHILWIAYHLHGAKISEISQFGIMHVSTAFNFSKKLEQRGLLTFSKKEDDKRNTYVQLTNEGITLFEETMNAHDPEKNTLLKASLPLKNIYGRFPEFQDMESIVKELYGEDYLDILERSTASIREEY, encoded by the coding sequence ATGACTCAATTGACAAAAGCGATATGGAAAACGATTGAAAAAGATTGGCAAAGGTGGGTTAAGCCGTTCGATTTGAACATTAACGAACACCATATCCTTTGGATCGCTTATCATCTGCATGGTGCAAAGATTTCGGAGATCTCACAATTTGGTATTATGCATGTTTCTACTGCTTTTAATTTTTCTAAAAAATTAGAGCAGCGCGGCTTGCTTACATTTTCCAAAAAAGAGGATGATAAACGTAATACTTATGTACAGTTAACTAATGAAGGAATTACATTATTCGAGGAAACAATGAACGCTCATGATCCTGAAAAAAATACTCTATTGAAAGCATCTTTACCCTTGAAAAATATCTATGGAAGATTTCCAGAATTTCAAGACATGGAATCAATCGTAAAAGAACTTTATGGAGAGGATTATTTAGACATTCTCGAGCGCTCCACAGCAAGTATTCGAGAGGAATATTAA
- a CDS encoding GbsR/MarR family transcriptional regulator: MANQENEKYWEEYDKVIEQFIQVIAKNMTLYGITPSVGRLYGALYFSEEPMTLDDMRDQMGMSKTSMSTGVKSLADMKMVEPSFKRGVRKDLYQSEEDWYKSFTSLFGNRWRHHTETNIEEADEAIQLLEEIRNETTDEDLIDEINRKIDRLVYARNYYEWLMDFIRVVETGQIFDFVPKKSHK, translated from the coding sequence ATGGCAAATCAGGAAAATGAAAAGTACTGGGAAGAATACGATAAAGTTATAGAACAATTTATCCAAGTTATAGCAAAAAACATGACCCTATATGGGATAACCCCTTCAGTTGGTCGTCTATATGGTGCTCTTTATTTTTCTGAAGAACCAATGACTCTCGATGATATGCGAGATCAAATGGGCATGAGCAAAACAAGCATGTCGACAGGAGTGAAATCTCTCGCAGATATGAAAATGGTGGAGCCATCTTTCAAGAGAGGGGTACGAAAAGATCTCTATCAATCTGAAGAGGATTGGTATAAGTCATTTACCTCTTTGTTTGGGAATCGATGGAGACATCATACCGAGACCAATATCGAAGAGGCTGATGAAGCTATTCAGCTTTTGGAAGAAATCAGAAATGAAACAACCGATGAAGATTTAATAGATGAGATTAACCGAAAGATCGATCGTTTAGTTTACGCTCGAAATTATTATGAATGGCTGATGGACTTTATTAGGGTTGTAGAGACTGGTCAAATTTTTGATTTTGTACCTAAAAAGAGCCATAAATAG
- a CDS encoding metallophosphoesterase family protein: MANQPLRFIHCADLHLDSPYKGLFNLPDKIFSDIKNSTFIAYERLIDLAIEEQVDFVLFVGDLFDQHSASLKSTVRLKKGLQRLNEHHINAYISYGNHDYGIGQKADLSFPPNTHVFKSEKVSKFVYSKNDVEVASIYGFSYEQREVKDSKVGEYQIEDNTLTNIATLHGSLESNHEHATYAPFLLESLRKQNFDYWALGHIHKREILSENPPVVYPGNIQGRHIKETDEKGCYLVEMNNNESNLYFHSLQEILFQEIALDGSSVEESDELLKLIESLKEDIRNQNGKTIVRLNLMISNVLAQNLSSNDREELHQLANESEEDETTWVWLKDIKFSEHIEYDRNQLKQSKQFIGEVITTIDEQVSIKSYVDDLMKNGVFKKMDWLDEEREQQIMYEAEQFLMQELLKDGSDDK, encoded by the coding sequence ATGGCTAACCAACCGTTACGATTTATACATTGTGCAGATTTGCATTTAGATAGTCCCTATAAAGGATTATTTAATTTACCAGACAAGATTTTCTCTGATATTAAAAACAGTACGTTTATTGCTTATGAGCGATTGATTGATCTTGCAATTGAAGAGCAAGTTGATTTCGTTCTATTCGTAGGGGATTTGTTCGATCAACATTCAGCCTCATTGAAATCGACTGTTCGTCTCAAAAAAGGTTTACAACGATTAAACGAACATCATATTAATGCATACATAAGTTACGGCAACCATGACTACGGAATTGGCCAGAAAGCAGATTTATCTTTTCCTCCTAATACTCATGTATTCAAAAGTGAAAAAGTCTCGAAATTCGTCTATTCCAAAAATGACGTGGAAGTAGCTTCTATTTATGGCTTCAGTTATGAGCAACGTGAAGTCAAAGACTCCAAAGTTGGAGAATATCAAATCGAAGATAACACTCTTACAAATATCGCCACGCTGCATGGGTCTCTCGAGTCGAATCATGAACATGCTACTTATGCCCCTTTTCTTCTTGAAAGCCTTAGAAAACAAAACTTTGATTATTGGGCTTTAGGTCATATCCACAAGAGGGAAATATTGTCAGAAAATCCACCAGTAGTATACCCAGGAAATATTCAAGGTCGACATATTAAAGAAACAGATGAAAAGGGTTGCTATCTAGTTGAGATGAATAATAATGAATCAAATTTATACTTTCATTCTCTACAAGAAATTTTATTTCAAGAAATCGCTTTAGACGGATCCTCTGTGGAAGAAAGTGATGAACTTTTAAAGTTGATTGAATCCTTGAAAGAAGATATTCGTAATCAAAATGGAAAGACTATTGTTCGATTGAATTTAATGATTTCAAATGTTCTAGCGCAAAACCTTTCGTCGAATGATCGTGAGGAGTTGCATCAGCTAGCCAATGAATCAGAAGAAGATGAAACGACATGGGTATGGCTGAAAGACATCAAATTTTCTGAGCATATTGAATACGATCGAAACCAACTTAAGCAGTCAAAGCAATTTATCGGCGAGGTTATTACTACAATAGATGAACAAGTATCAATAAAGTCATATGTCGATGATTTAATGAAGAACGGGGTTTTCAAAAAGATGGATTGGCTTGATGAGGAGAGGGAACAACAAATCATGTATGAGGCTGAGCAGTTTCTCATGCAGGAATTATTAAAAGATGGAAGTGATGATAAATGA
- a CDS encoding YjcZ family sporulation protein gives MSYGKGYGGGFALIVVLFILLVIVGAAWF, from the coding sequence GTGAGCTACGGAAAAGGATATGGTGGAGGCTTTGCGTTAATTGTTGTGCTTTTCATCTTGTTAGTAATTGTTGGTGCCGCTTGGTTCTAG
- a CDS encoding DUF3267 domain-containing protein, which translates to MTCWKTVNISRELGHNRLAILSVLVGILSFSVLYVPFSIIYKGVTIFEPSIYHVMIGLLLIPVLHKLGHAIPILFTDREFYFKWSFKYQYLPMLKIRVRSNLSKRTSILMVLAPSLFLTVPLLFAATVFPTLYPLLLLFTAINIAISVEDWYTLAFFIKAPKKCVVTKTKNNYDILIQP; encoded by the coding sequence ATGACTTGCTGGAAAACCGTCAACATCTCAAGAGAGTTAGGCCATAATCGTCTAGCGATTCTTTCGGTCCTTGTAGGGATTTTATCATTCAGTGTACTTTATGTACCTTTTTCAATTATATATAAAGGTGTTACAATCTTTGAACCTAGCATATATCATGTTATGATAGGTTTATTGTTAATACCTGTGTTGCATAAATTAGGGCATGCTATTCCTATTTTATTCACAGATCGTGAATTCTACTTTAAGTGGAGCTTTAAATATCAATATCTACCAATGTTAAAGATTAGAGTACGTTCAAACTTGTCTAAAAGAACATCAATCTTAATGGTACTTGCTCCAAGCTTGTTTCTAACGGTGCCTTTGCTTTTTGCAGCAACAGTATTTCCGACACTGTATCCTTTACTTTTGCTATTTACTGCGATCAATATCGCAATTTCAGTTGAAGATTGGTATACACTAGCATTCTTTATCAAAGCACCAAAGAAATGCGTAGTAACTAAGACAAAAAACAATTATGACATTTTGATTCAACCCTAA
- a CDS encoding ATP-binding protein — protein sequence MIIKKLELTSFGRWNRETINFSEGLNVLHGPNEIGKSSIRMFITYILFGLNAQERERYTSNIDGQLGGKIHISDSNQEWVIERYAHRYRGHRVGYLDGQKVDDEDIKQLLNGVDRFLFESIFSFQDRDLHAIRHKNPDDVGKVLFNLGLTGSDRIVNLENKLNKKVEDLYKKRGKKPLLNAKLSELKQLNEEIQQASEKEWAHQKLNEEVQQLESQVTELERKERALSKELSHHQSLLQTKSAIVNYQLLNNEMKEMQQAKEFPEDGLKNFQHLKEKKLGFQEKKNVTQSKLEQLRKEQNELQSESRQADFDSSLGEIEEMIDESTRLSNKYDELEKEIRNKEVEFTQVSDDLDLDLSVNEVLDINLSIYTEETWKRISTENHQVKNEKEKINNKKEAKQDDLRKLTLEKENLSQQMMDTEQVDMLHSKEQEIKDRKAARSIEEQYQQSIREREQSLESFERLFSILKPVVPAVLFFSLIGFIFIGFSPTVLSYAIVTVLLSATIGSYIFFHKQQQKLRRDLQQENKPNENPSEESDDLDEITEQLKQQASKQRQLEEMELKIKYLEADLRDVEQDEAYISNQEDELQESINNEKSKYPFLLQYEFYQWPSVFEKLNQLKQIAKAITAYEKQRTEVEESMKKLEANGAHAINQNHEIFSWAETKKLLDFEKSINDRLKDLANWFKQLNSELNEIEAAYEPYEKELQQLLGKAGVEDEVSFEALAEQHEAFLKKNQQLNDAYHYVYEVFGQKTDEIISQDYNWHLLEEKTGEMKSQSQSWLNEREELQQLKSDKKAEVKQLEEGGRLSDLIHKQSMLEEEVKQLADEWAVAKTAQGLLEDTKSRYQNVYLPGMIERSTQLFRDITNGKYLDIQFSYEEESLFVQDRENDWYHVQQLSEGTADQLYVSLRFAMNETLNHDSPVPFILDDAFVHFDAERKALMMRLLEQQANKQQVLYFTCHDVSDHAQQPNHTIALSLN from the coding sequence ATGATCATCAAAAAATTAGAACTGACTTCATTTGGTAGATGGAATAGGGAGACAATAAATTTTTCGGAGGGTCTCAATGTATTGCATGGACCAAATGAAATCGGAAAATCATCCATAAGAATGTTCATCACTTATATTTTATTTGGTCTTAATGCGCAAGAAAGAGAACGCTATACATCTAATATTGATGGTCAGTTAGGTGGTAAAATTCATATTTCAGATTCAAATCAAGAATGGGTAATTGAAAGATATGCTCATCGCTACAGAGGCCATCGAGTTGGCTATTTAGATGGCCAAAAAGTGGATGATGAAGATATCAAACAATTGCTGAATGGAGTGGATCGTTTTTTATTTGAGTCTATCTTTTCTTTCCAAGATCGCGACCTTCATGCAATACGTCATAAAAATCCAGATGATGTCGGAAAGGTTTTATTCAACCTTGGATTGACTGGATCTGATCGAATAGTGAATTTAGAGAATAAGTTGAATAAAAAAGTTGAAGATTTATATAAAAAACGAGGAAAAAAACCACTATTAAATGCAAAGCTTTCAGAGTTGAAGCAATTGAATGAGGAAATTCAACAAGCTTCTGAAAAAGAATGGGCACATCAAAAGCTGAATGAGGAAGTACAACAATTAGAATCCCAGGTTACTGAGCTTGAAAGAAAAGAAAGAGCCCTATCGAAGGAATTGAGTCACCATCAATCATTACTACAAACAAAGTCGGCAATTGTTAATTACCAACTCTTGAACAATGAAATGAAAGAGATGCAACAAGCTAAAGAATTTCCTGAAGATGGGCTTAAAAATTTCCAACACTTAAAAGAGAAGAAATTAGGCTTTCAGGAGAAGAAAAATGTTACCCAATCAAAACTAGAACAATTGCGAAAAGAACAGAATGAACTACAGAGTGAAAGTAGACAAGCTGATTTTGATAGTTCTTTGGGTGAAATAGAAGAGATGATTGATGAGTCAACTCGACTTTCAAACAAATATGACGAGCTTGAAAAGGAAATCCGCAATAAAGAAGTTGAGTTTACGCAAGTTTCAGATGACTTGGATTTGGATTTATCGGTGAACGAAGTATTGGACATAAATTTATCCATTTACACAGAGGAAACTTGGAAGAGGATTTCTACAGAAAATCATCAGGTTAAGAATGAGAAAGAAAAAATAAATAATAAAAAAGAAGCTAAACAGGATGACTTAAGAAAGCTTACGTTAGAAAAAGAAAACCTATCGCAGCAAATGATGGATACAGAACAAGTGGACATGCTCCATTCGAAAGAGCAGGAAATAAAAGACCGTAAAGCTGCTCGCTCTATAGAGGAACAATATCAACAAAGCATTCGTGAACGTGAACAATCATTAGAAAGTTTTGAACGACTTTTCTCAATATTAAAACCTGTAGTACCTGCCGTCCTGTTCTTCAGTTTAATTGGATTTATCTTTATAGGCTTTTCACCAACTGTATTGAGTTATGCGATCGTTACTGTTTTATTAAGTGCGACCATTGGAAGCTATATTTTCTTTCATAAGCAACAACAGAAGCTTAGAAGAGATCTACAACAAGAAAATAAACCGAATGAAAATCCGAGTGAAGAATCAGATGATTTGGATGAGATCACTGAGCAACTGAAACAACAAGCATCCAAACAAAGGCAGTTAGAAGAAATGGAATTGAAGATTAAATATTTAGAAGCGGACTTAAGAGACGTTGAACAGGATGAAGCTTACATTTCAAATCAAGAGGATGAGTTGCAAGAAAGTATTAATAATGAAAAAAGTAAGTATCCATTTTTGCTTCAATACGAATTTTATCAATGGCCAAGTGTGTTTGAGAAATTGAATCAATTAAAACAGATTGCTAAGGCGATAACTGCTTATGAAAAACAACGTACTGAAGTTGAAGAAAGCATGAAAAAACTTGAAGCAAATGGTGCACACGCAATTAACCAAAATCACGAAATCTTTTCGTGGGCCGAAACAAAAAAGCTATTGGATTTTGAAAAGAGCATAAATGATCGCTTGAAAGACCTCGCAAATTGGTTTAAACAGTTGAATAGTGAGCTTAATGAAATAGAAGCTGCATATGAACCATATGAAAAAGAATTACAGCAATTATTAGGAAAAGCTGGCGTTGAAGATGAGGTTTCATTTGAAGCCTTAGCAGAGCAACACGAAGCATTTTTGAAAAAGAACCAACAACTCAACGATGCATACCATTATGTTTATGAAGTTTTTGGTCAAAAAACCGATGAAATTATCAGTCAAGATTATAATTGGCATTTATTAGAAGAGAAGACAGGTGAAATGAAATCGCAGAGTCAATCTTGGTTGAATGAAAGAGAAGAGCTTCAACAGTTAAAATCCGACAAAAAAGCAGAAGTGAAACAACTAGAAGAAGGCGGTAGGTTGTCAGACCTTATTCACAAACAATCAATGTTGGAAGAAGAGGTCAAACAGTTAGCTGATGAATGGGCGGTAGCAAAGACCGCACAAGGCTTGCTGGAAGATACTAAAAGTAGGTATCAAAATGTTTATTTGCCAGGTATGATCGAAAGGTCTACACAACTCTTCAGAGATATTACAAATGGTAAATATCTAGATATTCAGTTTTCGTATGAAGAAGAAAGTTTGTTCGTCCAAGACAGGGAAAATGATTGGTACCACGTCCAGCAACTTTCGGAAGGTACTGCCGATCAGCTTTATGTCTCACTCAGGTTCGCAATGAATGAAACTTTAAATCATGATTCACCCGTACCGTTCATTCTAGATGACGCTTTCGTACATTTTGACGCAGAACGAAAAGCATTAATGATGAGGCTACTTGAGCAGCAAGCGAATAAACAACAAGTTTTATATTTCACGTGCCATGATGTATCAGATCACGCCCAACAACCGAACCATACTATTGCACTGTCATTGAATTAG
- a CDS encoding HpaA family protein, with translation MKKFLMVLITVSLMILAACTDDSTESDSETVVETNVGDITKEDFYNEMKDRVGEQVIREMTLMQILEDRFDISEEDVDEEIQQFKDQLGAQFQQFIQQQGYQTEAEFRNAFYLSKLDFELAAEDIEVTDEEVQEKYDRMQTEVKARHILVEDEATAQEVIEQLDSGEDFETLAQEYSSDGSAQEGGDLGYFSTGDMVPEFENAAYDLEVGEVSEPVESQFGWHVIKVEDRRETEEEIEDFEEMEDQIRDQIIASQVDQATLADKREKMLDEAEVDIKIEEFENIFENNES, from the coding sequence ATGAAGAAATTTTTAATGGTTTTAATAACCGTTAGCTTGATGATTTTAGCTGCTTGCACAGATGACAGCACAGAATCAGATAGTGAGACAGTTGTAGAAACTAATGTTGGTGATATCACCAAAGAAGATTTTTATAACGAAATGAAAGATCGTGTTGGTGAGCAAGTGATACGAGAGATGACTTTGATGCAAATCTTAGAAGATCGTTTTGATATTTCTGAGGAAGATGTTGATGAAGAAATTCAGCAGTTCAAAGATCAGCTTGGAGCTCAATTCCAGCAATTTATCCAGCAACAAGGTTATCAAACTGAAGCTGAGTTTCGTAATGCCTTTTATTTGTCCAAGCTTGATTTCGAACTTGCCGCAGAGGATATTGAAGTGACTGATGAAGAAGTACAGGAAAAATACGACCGTATGCAAACTGAAGTCAAAGCTCGTCACATTTTGGTTGAAGATGAAGCGACTGCACAAGAAGTGATTGAGCAACTGGATAGTGGTGAAGATTTCGAAACACTGGCTCAAGAGTATTCGAGTGATGGTTCGGCTCAAGAAGGTGGAGATTTAGGCTATTTCTCTACTGGTGACATGGTTCCAGAATTTGAGAATGCTGCATACGACCTAGAAGTAGGGGAAGTCAGTGAACCAGTTGAGTCTCAATTCGGTTGGCACGTCATAAAAGTTGAAGACCGCCGTGAAACTGAAGAAGAAATTGAAGACTTCGAGGAAATGGAAGACCAAATTCGTGATCAAATTATCGCAAGCCAAGTAGATCAGGCGACTCTTGCTGATAAACGCGAAAAGATGTTAGATGAAGCAGAAGTCGACATCAAAATTGAAGAGTTTGAAAACATCTTTGAAAATAACGAATCCTAA